The Raphanus sativus cultivar WK10039 chromosome 2, ASM80110v3, whole genome shotgun sequence DNA segment TGCTGGGGGACATTCAAAAAGTATATGATTATCGTTTTCTCTGCGGCTCCTCATCTGGTGCAATATATATCCCTTGAATTTCCTTAATTTGGATATTTGTCATAACCGCTATGTACCCTGATACAATTTGCTATAAAAAGTGTTTTATTTTCGGTGGACACTTTACTATCCAGCAAAACGCCTTTGATAAATCTACTGTAGGACCATAAACGACTCGGGGTTCACACTTATCCGGATAAACCCTTTTCATCTGATATCCAGACTTAActgtgtatttttttattattggtgaAGTGTCATCCATCCCAACTAACATCCTAGTCCTACTGTACAGGATACTTTCAATAATTTTTGCATCTTAAAGATCCACTAGAACTTGAATTACCTGCCAATAATTACCGATCGAGGTAGAGATACCTAAACGGTCTATATGAGCCACACTATTATGCTTACTCACATTTACTAGACCAAGCATGCGAGTACATAAGTGACAGAGTTTTAAGACGCACAATACTTTTATATACATCTTGTGTTATTGTAAGCTACCTTACATTGAAATTATCTCTaataactaggtgatttttccgtgctcatgcacgggtataaatatttataaaataaatataatataataattgattgctatttacttctaattttaaattaacttatattaataatattgtattattttaatcagacatatgattttagatatattatatctagtcggttttgttgtttttacagTCAATTTAGTTATgatttgggtatattggattgcatctATTTCtatgaattcaactataatatcttttattctaaatatattaaaattttgattaattttcttattaacatttaggttggttgttgtcttaaatatgtaattatattttaggaagattatgtataacttaagatatattgtgcttagaatgaaataaaaaataaactaaagcgtttgaatcaaaattatgtaaataaatataaagataatattctgaagtcgcatgaatatatataaattttacaaaaaacgAAATTGTtacagttggttaatattttattttcatttgttaatgtgttttgagtatcctataatatatatttataaaataaattattattagtataaaattatattttcttattatagtttaatctatgattttagatataattagTTGGATTAGTCGAGTAACTCATGTTGTATtaacttacatatattctttcaaattcaagctgaagtatgatttttttattataattaagtcaagtcaaattaatttatttatcgtttaaatgtgaatgtattttcataaaatatatcaaattaaatactgatttttaaaaatatattagaaaaataatatatagaaagttACTTCTCATACctttttggaagctcatgaactcatatcaatatttataataacaagaatatttttataaattctaactaATTTCATGTCTTCTAATTATGGctatattaaaaagttacacaaacataaaaacattgaatttaaaagcaaatttaatattaaataaacatacaattttaataatgataaaatataatatatttacctcgttaaagtatatagtgtgattttaaaatattttataaatattcgatcaaaagatgtttattgttaacttttatttctcgttatatcttttaaaaataagcagaaaaaattgtgattgcatctgagaaatcatattatataagtaaaatataatttatagatatttttgttgtaattgaaagatattatagtaaccaaaatataggaaatacaaatagcatttcaataatactaattataaatgatttagtcaatatatcagtttatgttacttaattattttatgtaatcatctaaaaaatagatagatatataaaaattatttctgttactttgaaaaatataaagaaattattttattagtatattttatattattttaaaaatatttttaatgcaaTATTACtatttgtgaactttcctttttaatgaaatcatattatttatacatatattttcgtttttaaattcactttatagcctttataaatatttccttttttattatatatgttatttggaaattttacaaaataaatttgaataaaaatcaattatagtatttaatattatatttttgattcattaagggtatcaatgtaatcaaccaccgtgagagttaacgtgagtgcgacacataagaaactgacttctcaaataatattatagagatatattttttattaaaagttctTTTAGTTTAGTAGTTTGACTAAAGATTCATTCAAGTTTTCACATCAAAATGTTTAGATTGCGAATTCCAGAAAAGACGAAATATGCAATTAGTACAAAAAATCTTACAAGATATCTTAATTATGGAGCAAAAAGTATTGTCAAATTAACTTAATTTTCATAGGGATCGTCtgtaatatttcaataataatttgtaacatttataacatttattttcCCTCAGAGCTGAACAAAATgggataaaaaatatttatattcctaaaatattttccatttatAATGGTATAGCATATATATCTTTCTTATCACATAATTGATTAGTTATCAACAAAGTTAGTTTTTGTGGGAAAACTAAATTTCTCTGCTCTATGAAACAAACTTAGTTTAATGTCTGCATCAGTTTGTAGATTAAAAAGTCTTAATTGTCCTAAAAGAAATTGAGAGAGTTTGCCCGATCAAAAGGGTTCTTTAGTTTCTTCCTATTACTTGTCTTAGCTGTCATTGACATCCATTACATCGTTCCTGTTTAGGTCAATGCGACGATCCACACTGCCAGTGTTAACATTCATCGTAACGTTCCTGTTTAGGTCAATGCCACGATCCACACTGTTATTGTTAACATCCATCGCACTGTTCCTCTCTAGGTCAATGCTAAGATCCACTCCGTTATTGTCAACATCATAATCTACACTGTTACTGTTGTTGGTGTTGTCTGAGTGGTCATCTTCGCTATCCTTGATTATGAGATTGCACTTGTTGACGGTGACAGCGTCGAGAAGGTCATCTTCCAACACTTCGATCATAAACATTCTCCAGCatctgaatgtttttttttgaaacacaaacgTTGTTTTGCCTTTAATTTTTAATCTGAACGTCTCTATATATATACGAGCGGAAACTACGAGTGGAGTGGTTTAGATTCGAAAAACTCTTTCTTGTGAAACTTTGAAAACGCTTCACATCCCCAGGGAACATGACCATCCTTGGTAACCCTGAAaccaaaatcattaagagaCGTGTATGGAATCTAGGACACATATTTTGGTGGACTAATCTGTTCAAATTATGTGGATAATATTAATCAGTTGTTCTTTAGATAGCATGAATATCACATTAAACATGCGCCTATATATGATTGTGTGTGTGCGTGCATTCAAGTGTAAGAAAAGTATATTACCTTTGCTTTCTTACAAATGAGTGCCAAAGATGAATAAATTCTTTTGTAGTCGGGCTCAAATCCTCACAATCATCAATCATCTGCAgcatttttaaagttttgaaaagcCATTAGCCCGTTACATCGCATGCCATAATctttttcgttttttatttaatgAGTGCGGAAAGAAATCATGGAACACATGACGATCGCTGGAGTCGGCTTCATCTTCATCGACTTCGTCTTCGCTGTCTCGATCAGACATTACTTCCTCAAGAGTCGTCATAGGCGCCTTTGTCACAGAACATGCAGTTTTTGGCTAGTAAACAATAGAACATAGACCACATGGGGATACAAACAgcagtatatataaaaaaaattgaacaagaACAATCAACAAGAGTATCGTGAACTGGGACCAACTATACTTTGATAAGATATCATAACGTGCAATGCAAATTAAGTCGGTGATGGAACTGACTGATTCACCTGAAGTGTGCGAGAATGATACAACAACTGGCGTGTCTGGAGAAGTGAGATGCTGGAAGAAAATTTCTCAGTCAATACGGCAGTACAATAAACACTTATTCACATAATAACAAGAACAAATTGGAACAGCATGGAATGCTAAACAAACCTTCTAGCCTCTGATGTCCCATCAGATAACTTTCTTGTCTTAGCAGCAGGGCCCTCAGATTCGCTAGCACCAGAGCCAGAAGATTGACCTATGTCTGGTACATTCATCATTGCCACGGGATTTCCTACACATTTGTACACCAGTTATGGGCTGAGAAGTCATGACACTGTATCAAGCGAAAAGCCAAAAAGGAATACCACCAGGACAAGAATAGATATTACCATTGTTCAGCTGGGAGGTTCCATTGACATCGGCTAAAAAGGGATGATCCATTGGTAAAATGGTTACATTAAGCCGCTTGGGGAGTTTTCTACCACCTATTTGTCTATGCTTGAAACGATTTGAGCTGCAAAACATTATGGTTGGGTTTATAAAGATGTACTGACAGTATTAAAGGAAGGAGTTTAATTAAGAGCTTCGGAAAGATACCAAAAGGAGAAATGCCCAATTTTTTGTCGATTATTTTCTTGGTCCTGGTGTAAGAACAGATGGATTATCAACAAATATTTTCAGCAGTTGTAGGGTTTTCCCAAGTTGGCAAGTTTATAGAAAATGACCTTGGTTTCGAAAGCATCAAGTCTTACAGAGACATTAACTGTCTGGATTTCTTGCGAAGTCTACAATGGGAAAGACTTTAactataatttcatatataccatgaactCAACAAATTCAAGTAAAACAAGAGAATTCCATTGAACCACTTACCACGAACTCATATTCAAGTATTTCATGAAATGAATTCAAATGAAGTTGCAGACCCTGCACATATACACAAGAACAATAGATTGTAAACTCCATCTGGAACACGTTTTCTCAGATAAACAAGAACAAAACATATGCAACCGCAGACTGCTAAGTAACATAACATGAAACAACGGCATGTATTAATTAGGCAGGATATGGTGAGTGAAGGTCTTGTAGATAAATCTACTGCTATCAAAATGGTGGAGCCTCAACATCATGATCAACTTCTTCACCCACAGGTATCTATAAATTAGAGTCAAAACGAACGAATAGGGTTTAAAGAACAAAACAGAGATGATTGaaagttttgtatttttctctTGATGGGTTTAGTTTCATGATCCGTCGGGGTACCGTGAGAAAGTGGTGGCGAAAGGCTTACCGGCGTCTCCAGGAACGGCGGTGGGGCGAGTTGTGTTCACGCCGGAGGAAGCCGAAGCTTGGCATGCTCAGGGAAAGATGATGAGTCTACGATGATCtttgtttagtattttcttATTCATCAAATAACTGAGATAACTTTGTTTCCTAGAATGTAGGACAAAGTAACTCATGTTCTTTTCACGTTTGTTTGTGCTTCCTTGTTGCTAGGGATCCATGATCCCACATTTTATTTCATGTTCCTTCTTCTATTTAAGTCAATGAAAAAGCCAAAAAGAGGCAATGATTAATTGCCCAAAAAAGtatctgtgtttttattttcacttttaaagCTTTGATGAAGTTCATTGCTATCAAAAGAACGTGATCCTTGTTCGAAAGAGACAAGCCCTGAAGATGTTGGAGGTATTCACGCAGCGGAAGGTATATTAACAGCGAGAGGAGGCACGACGTCACACGCAGCTGTTGTTGCTCGTGGGTGGGGGAAATGCTGCATCGCCGGTTGCTCGGAGATTCGAAACATATCATCATTTGAAAATTTGAGGGAAGCTTGGCTCTTAAGTTAGGGTTTTTTGGTGAAACGTTTCAGGTTCTATTGATTGGATATTTGACGATAAAGGAAGGATAATGGATCTCAATGAACGGAACAACTGGTGAAGTTATATTAGGGAAACAAGCATTAGCTCCTCCTGCTTTGAGTGCTGATTTAGAGACGTTCATGTCGTGGGCTGATGCAGTCAGACGTCTCAAGGTGTGTATCAGTTTCTTTAACCAAACTTGTTTGACATTTCTTCAATCTCTTTATAACTCAAATGTTCTTTGTTGATCAATAAAGATTATGGCGAACGCGGATACACCTGAAGACGCTACTGCAGCTAGGAAAAACGGTGCTGAAGGGATCGGTCTTTGCAGAACAGAGAATATCGTAACTTCTTCTCTGTTCTTGGATCTcgtgttttttttaatgtttgtgtCCAAATCCTgatgttttgtttggttttggtttgttaAGTTCTATGGGGCAGATAGGATTAAAGGAGTGAGAAAGATGATAATGGCGGTGACAACAGAGGAAAAGAAAGCTTCCCTAGACGTCTTGCTTCCTTACCAACGTTTTGATTTTGAAGGCATCTTCCGTGCAATGGATGGTTTACCAGTAAGAATCCGTTTGTTAGATCCTTCGCTTCACGAGTTTCTCCCTGAAGGAGATTTGGAAAACATAGTACACGAGCTAGCTGAAGAAACAGGGATGAAAGAAGATGTCATCTTGTCACAAGTTGAAAAACTCTTTGAAGTCAACCCAATGCTTGGTTTCCGCGGTTGCAGGTTCTCTTTCTCTCCTTGACATGACTTCATTACAGAAGAACAGTCCGGTTAACTTTTTGTATTACATGCTTGGAAAATTTATATCCAGAGCTAACGGAGATGCAAGCGCGTGCCATATTTGAAGCAGCAGCGTCAATGCAAGACCAAGGTGTTACTGTTCTTCCTGAGATTATGGTCCCACTTGTAGGAACTCCTCAGGAACCCGGTCACCAAGTTGAGGTAATAAGGAAAGTTGCAAAGAAAGTATTTGCTGAGAAGGGTCATACCGTGGACCTACAAGGTTGGGACAATGATTGAGATCCCTCGAGCTGCGCTCATTGCAGATGAGGTAAAATGCAGTAATGTACGCTAATACTATACACTTAAAACATGAAGTTGCTAAAGTAAGAAGATGACTTTGACAGATTGCAGAACATGCAGAGTTTTTCTCGTTCGGGACAAACGACTTGACGCAGATGACTTTTGGTTACAGTAGAGACGATGTTGCCAAGTTTCTACCGATGTACCACGACAAAGGAATCTTACAGCACGACCCTTTTGGCCTTTTGAGGTATATAGATGTGGAATAAGAGAAACTTCATTTACTCTCCAAATGGTGGAAACTTGATGGCCGTTGtttatggtttggtttggatcagGTTCTTGATCAGAAGGGTGTAGGACAGTTGGTTAAGATGGCGACAGAAAGAGGCCGGGCGGCTAGGCCTAACTCAAGGTAAGTTTGTTTGTGAATCGAAAACCGAATCATGGATA contains these protein-coding regions:
- the LOC108830997 gene encoding polycomb group protein VERNALIZATION 2-like isoform X1, coding for MFCSSNRFKHRQIGGRKLPKRLNVTILPMDHPFLADVNGTSQLNNGNPVAMMNVPDIGQSSGSGASESEGPAAKTRKLSDGTSEARSISLLQTRQLLYHSRTLQPKTACSVTKAPMTTLEEVMSDRDSEDEVDEDEADSSDRHMIDDCEDLSPTTKEFIHLWHSFVRKQRVTKDGHVPWGCEAFSKFHKKEFFESKPLHSCWRMFMIEVLEDDLLDAVTVNKCNLIIKDSEDDHSDNTNNSNSVDYDVDNNGVDLSIDLERNSAMDVNNNSVDRGIDLNRNVTMNVNTGSVDRRIDLNRNDVMDVNDS
- the LOC108830997 gene encoding polycomb group protein VERNALIZATION 2-like isoform X3 — its product is MFCSSNRFKHRQIGGRKLPKRLNVTILPMDHPFLADVNGTSQLNNGNPVAMMNVPDIGQSSGSGASESEGPAAKTRKLSDGTSEARSISLLQTRQLLYHSRTLQMIDDCEDLSPTTKEFIHLWHSFVRKQRVTKDGHVPWGCEAFSKFHKKEFFESKPLHSCWRMFMIEVLEDDLLDAVTVNKCNLIIKDSEDDHSDNTNNSNSVDYDVDNNGVDLSIDLERNSAMDVNNNSVDRGIDLNRNVTMNVNTGSVDRRIDLNRNDVMDVNDS
- the LOC108830997 gene encoding polycomb group protein VERNALIZATION 2-like isoform X2, coding for MFCSSNRFKHRQIGGRKLPKRLNVTILPMDHPFLADVNGTSQLNNGNPVAMMNVPDIGQSSGSGASESEGPAAKTRKLSDGTSEARSISLLQTRQLLYHSRTLQAPMTTLEEVMSDRDSEDEVDEDEADSSDRHMIDDCEDLSPTTKEFIHLWHSFVRKQRVTKDGHVPWGCEAFSKFHKKEFFESKPLHSCWRMFMIEVLEDDLLDAVTVNKCNLIIKDSEDDHSDNTNNSNSVDYDVDNNGVDLSIDLERNSAMDVNNNSVDRGIDLNRNVTMNVNTGSVDRRIDLNRNDVMDVNDS